Part of the Intestinibacillus sp. Marseille-P6563 genome is shown below.
GTGGAGCGAAAACATTGCGGACGCGCTGCCGCCGCACAAACAGGTTTCCATCCGCTACGGCGAACAGCCCGACGACCGCATCATCATCATTACGGAGGGGACTTTGTGAAAATCCTAAGTTTTGAATCCTCGGCCGTGTCGGCCTCGGTGGCCCTCACCGATGGCGTGCGGCTGATTGCCCAATCGTTCCAAAACTGCGGCCTGACCCACAGCCGCACGCTGCTTCCCATGGCCGAATCGCTTCTGGCGGGCTGCGGACACGGTTTGCAGGACGTGGATGCCTTTGCCGTGGCGGCCGGTCCGGGCTCGTTCACCGGCCTGCGCATTGGCGTGGCAACGGTCAAGGGCCTTGCCTATCCGTCCGGTAAGCCCTGCGCCGGGGTGTCGACGCTGGAAGCCATGGCACGCGGCCTGGAAGGGCTGTCAGGCCCTGTCTGCTGCGTTATGGATGCACGCGGCGGCCAAGTCTATAATGCCCTCTTCTGCTGGAAAAATGGCGTCCTGGAGCGTCTGTGCGAAGATCGCGCCATCCGGCTGGAAGAGCTCGCCGCGGAAATCGGAGAAAGCACGCAAATTTTGGTTGGAGATGGGGCCAATCTGTGCTATACTAAACTTACCACAACTTGTCCCGGTCTGCGCCTGGCGCCGCCGCATTTGCGGTATCCATCGGCCTATGGCGTTGCGATGGCTGCCCTGCCCCGTTTGGAAAGCGGCCAGGGTGTTTGCGCGCAAGATTTGGACGCTCAGTACCTGCGGCCTCCCTATGTGTCGCAGCCGAAAAAAAAGTAAGCAAGAGAAAAAGGAGCATGCATTATGGCAAATGTTCAT
Proteins encoded:
- the tsaB gene encoding tRNA (adenosine(37)-N6)-threonylcarbamoyltransferase complex dimerization subunit type 1 TsaB; translated protein: MKILSFESSAVSASVALTDGVRLIAQSFQNCGLTHSRTLLPMAESLLAGCGHGLQDVDAFAVAAGPGSFTGLRIGVATVKGLAYPSGKPCAGVSTLEAMARGLEGLSGPVCCVMDARGGQVYNALFCWKNGVLERLCEDRAIRLEELAAEIGESTQILVGDGANLCYTKLTTTCPGLRLAPPHLRYPSAYGVAMAALPRLESGQGVCAQDLDAQYLRPPYVSQPKKK